In Pseudomonas lalkuanensis, the following are encoded in one genomic region:
- a CDS encoding amino acid ABC transporter substrate-binding protein, with translation MKMVKSTLAVLTAATVLGVSGFAQAGATLDAVKKKGFVQCGISDGLPGFSYADGKGNYKGIDVDVCRAVAAAVFGDASKVKFSPLTAKERFTALQSGEVDVLSRNSTWTSSRDAAMGLNFTGVTYYDGQGFLVNKKLGVSSAKELDGATVCIQAGTTTELNLSDYFRANNLKYTPITYDTSDESAKSLESGRCDVLTSDQSQLYAQRIKLAAPDEYVVLPEVISKEPLGPAVRQGDEEWFDIVRWSLFAMLNAEELGLTSKNVEEQAKTTKNPDIARLLGTEGEFGKDLKLPKDWAVQIVKQVGNYGEIFDRNIGAGSELKIERGLNALWNKGGLQYAPPVR, from the coding sequence ATGAAGATGGTGAAATCCACCCTGGCCGTGCTGACCGCGGCAACCGTTCTCGGTGTCAGCGGTTTCGCGCAGGCGGGCGCCACCCTGGACGCGGTGAAGAAGAAAGGCTTCGTGCAATGCGGCATCAGTGACGGCCTCCCGGGCTTCTCCTATGCCGACGGCAAGGGCAACTACAAGGGCATCGACGTTGACGTCTGCCGCGCAGTTGCCGCCGCCGTGTTCGGCGACGCCAGCAAGGTCAAATTCAGCCCCCTGACCGCCAAGGAACGTTTCACCGCGCTGCAGTCCGGCGAAGTCGACGTCCTTTCGCGCAACAGCACCTGGACCAGCTCCCGTGATGCTGCCATGGGCCTGAACTTCACCGGCGTGACCTACTACGACGGCCAGGGCTTCCTGGTGAACAAGAAGCTCGGCGTATCCAGCGCCAAGGAACTCGATGGCGCCACCGTGTGCATCCAGGCCGGCACCACCACCGAGCTGAACCTGTCCGACTACTTCCGCGCCAACAACCTGAAGTACACCCCCATCACCTACGACACCTCCGACGAGAGCGCCAAGTCGCTGGAGTCCGGTCGTTGCGACGTGCTGACCTCCGACCAGTCCCAGCTCTATGCACAGCGCATCAAGCTGGCCGCTCCGGACGAGTACGTGGTGCTGCCGGAAGTGATTTCCAAGGAGCCCCTCGGCCCAGCCGTGCGCCAGGGTGACGAGGAGTGGTTCGACATCGTGCGCTGGTCCCTGTTCGCCATGCTCAACGCAGAAGAACTGGGTCTGACCTCGAAGAACGTCGAAGAACAGGCCAAGACCACCAAGAACCCCGACATTGCTCGTCTGCTGGGCACTGAAGGCGAGTTCGGCAAGGACCTGAAGCTGCCGAAGGACTGGGCGGTGCAAATCGTCAAGCAAGTCGGCAACTACGGTGAAATCTTCGATCGCAACATCGGTGCCGGTAGCGAGCTGAAGATCGAGCGCGGTCTCAACGCCCTGTGGAACAAGGGCGGTCTGCAATACGCACCGCCGGTGCGCTGA
- a CDS encoding alpha/beta hydrolase, whose product MSDTLILEPTHRADACVIWLHGLGADRYDFLPVAEALQEVLGTTRFVLPQAPTRAVTINGGWAMPSWYDILAMRPERAINEAQLEESAEQVMALVQAQIDGGIEPRRIILAGFSQGGAVVLHTAFLRWEGELGGVLALSTYAPTFADEMKLSDTKRQLPVLCLHGTFDDVVLPAMGRSAHDRLAAAGVPVEWRDYPMAHEVLPQQIRDIGTWLVERLHN is encoded by the coding sequence ATGAGCGACACACTGATCCTGGAGCCCACACATCGCGCCGACGCCTGCGTCATCTGGCTCCACGGCCTGGGCGCGGACCGTTACGACTTCCTGCCGGTGGCCGAGGCGCTGCAGGAAGTGCTGGGTACCACGCGCTTCGTGCTGCCCCAGGCGCCGACCCGCGCGGTGACCATCAATGGCGGCTGGGCCATGCCGTCCTGGTACGACATTCTCGCCATGCGCCCTGAGCGCGCGATCAACGAGGCGCAGCTGGAGGAATCGGCCGAGCAGGTCATGGCGCTGGTGCAGGCGCAGATCGATGGCGGCATCGAGCCCCGCCGCATCATTCTCGCCGGCTTCTCCCAGGGTGGCGCCGTGGTGCTGCACACCGCCTTCCTGCGCTGGGAGGGCGAGCTGGGTGGCGTGCTGGCGCTGTCCACCTACGCGCCCACCTTCGCTGACGAAATGAAACTGTCGGATACAAAACGACAACTGCCGGTCCTTTGCTTGCATGGCACCTTCGACGATGTGGTGCTGCCTGCGATGGGCCGCTCCGCCCACGACCGCCTGGCGGCTGCCGGGGTCCCTGTGGAGTGGCGCGACTATCCGATGGCCCATGAGGTATTGCCGCAGCAGATCCGTGACATCGGCACCTGGCTGGTGGAGCGCCTGCACAACTGA
- a CDS encoding acyl-CoA synthetase: MAQTSAPPIANLRDIEELERLSLEERGMPDSTYELIRQSAERHPHKRALTFLLQGDAEEAPFELTYAQLLARVTQAANAFHHLGVRPGQAVSFLLPNLPHTHFTIWGGEAAGVVNAINPLLEPEHIAELVHAADSRVLVTLAAFPGTDLWDKVAGLRERLPTLSAIVTVDLANLLPEPQRSAIKAQRGPLPEGVLDFDELLDRFPADHLQSGRVIAPDDVASYFHTGGTTGTPKLAPHSHRNEVAMAMILAYAINLGEGDNTLCGLPLFHVNGVMVTGLAPIFAGAEFLIATPQGYRNTQLIQNFWKVIERYRVSFFSGVPTIYASLLQVPSEGHDLSSLRYALCGAAPMPVELIRQFEAKTGLKLIEGYGLTEATCGTCGNPAHGERRPGSIGMRMPYCQVKIAVLDEQGHYLRDAAPNEIGNLCVRGVTVFKGYLQASKNKDIWVDGDWFNTGDLGRMDADGYIWLTGRSKDLIIRGGHNIDPQMIEDALHRHPAVAMAAAVGKPDDKVGELPVAYVQLKPGASVSEAELLAHAARHVPERAAVPKDVWIIDAIPVTAVGKTFKPTLRFDATRRALEQVLGAIAPGVTVEVVNDDRHGQVAEIRVPGLDESLRAKLEARMAGYAVRFRLLA; the protein is encoded by the coding sequence ATGGCCCAGACCTCCGCTCCGCCCATCGCCAACCTGCGCGACATCGAAGAACTCGAACGCCTTTCGCTGGAAGAACGCGGCATGCCGGACAGCACCTATGAGCTGATCCGCCAGAGCGCCGAGCGCCATCCGCACAAGCGCGCCCTGACCTTCCTGCTCCAGGGCGATGCCGAAGAGGCGCCGTTCGAGCTGACCTATGCACAGCTGCTGGCGCGGGTCACCCAGGCCGCCAACGCCTTCCACCACTTGGGGGTGCGGCCGGGCCAGGCGGTGTCTTTCCTGTTGCCGAACCTGCCCCATACCCATTTCACCATCTGGGGTGGGGAAGCCGCCGGCGTGGTGAATGCCATCAACCCGTTGCTGGAGCCCGAGCACATCGCCGAGCTGGTCCATGCGGCCGACTCCAGGGTGCTGGTGACCCTGGCAGCGTTCCCCGGCACCGATCTCTGGGACAAAGTGGCCGGGCTGCGCGAACGGCTGCCGACGCTTTCGGCCATCGTTACCGTCGACCTCGCCAACCTGTTGCCCGAGCCCCAGCGCAGCGCCATCAAGGCGCAGCGTGGCCCGCTGCCGGAAGGCGTGCTGGACTTCGACGAACTGCTCGACCGGTTCCCCGCCGACCACTTGCAGAGTGGCCGGGTGATCGCGCCGGATGACGTCGCCTCCTACTTCCATACCGGCGGCACCACCGGCACGCCCAAGCTGGCGCCCCACAGCCATCGCAATGAAGTGGCCATGGCGATGATCCTCGCCTACGCCATCAACCTGGGGGAGGGCGACAACACCCTCTGCGGCCTGCCGCTGTTCCACGTGAATGGGGTGATGGTCACCGGCCTCGCCCCGATCTTCGCGGGCGCCGAATTCCTCATCGCCACGCCCCAGGGCTATCGCAATACGCAACTGATCCAGAACTTCTGGAAAGTCATCGAGCGTTATCGGGTGAGTTTCTTCAGTGGCGTGCCGACCATCTACGCGAGCCTGTTGCAGGTGCCGAGCGAGGGGCACGACCTGTCCAGCCTGCGTTATGCCCTGTGCGGCGCCGCGCCCATGCCGGTGGAACTGATCCGCCAGTTCGAGGCCAAGACCGGCCTCAAGCTGATCGAAGGCTATGGCCTGACCGAGGCGACCTGCGGCACCTGCGGCAACCCCGCCCACGGCGAGCGCCGGCCCGGCTCCATCGGCATGCGCATGCCCTATTGCCAGGTGAAGATCGCGGTACTGGACGAGCAGGGGCATTACCTGCGCGATGCCGCGCCGAACGAGATCGGCAACCTCTGCGTGCGCGGCGTGACCGTGTTCAAAGGCTACCTGCAGGCCAGCAAGAACAAGGACATCTGGGTCGACGGCGACTGGTTCAACACCGGCGATCTGGGGCGGATGGACGCCGACGGCTACATCTGGCTCACCGGCCGCAGCAAGGACCTGATCATCCGGGGCGGCCACAACATCGACCCGCAGATGATCGAAGACGCCCTGCACCGCCATCCCGCCGTGGCCATGGCCGCCGCCGTCGGCAAGCCGGACGACAAGGTCGGCGAACTGCCGGTGGCTTATGTGCAGCTCAAGCCCGGCGCCAGCGTCAGCGAGGCCGAACTGCTGGCGCACGCCGCCCGGCATGTGCCTGAGCGCGCGGCGGTGCCCAAGGATGTCTGGATCATCGACGCCATTCCGGTCACCGCCGTGGGCAAGACCTTCAAGCCGACGCTGCGTTTCGACGCCACCCGCCGTGCGCTGGAGCAGGTGCTGGGTGCCATTGCGCCGGGCGTGACGGTGGAAGTGGTCAACGACGACCGCCACGGCCAGGTCGCGGAGATCCGCGTGCCGGGGCTGGATGAGTCGCTTCGGGCGAAGCTGGAAGCGCGCATGGCCGGTTATGCGGTGAGATTCCGTCTGCTGGCCTGA
- a CDS encoding GGDEF domain-containing protein codes for MKHVHWQEDLALLSRLRLFQNVTANCLAQLLKEFRACDLEAGEVVLSPFNRNQHLYLVVSGRLKVYLGSLDNNPVSTIEAGECAGEISFIDNDHPSAYVVASEPTTALRLHRQSLVNLFQQSPQLMQNLLEVLCERVRQGNRIILDTEQNAKIDTLTGLFNRRWLEQIYQRESTRCAFNEQPLSMLMLDVDHFKAYNDRHGHLAGDYALCLVSHTLRNQLRPKDSMARYGGEEFVILLPEINGDEARSIGERLRVSLEQISSFYSPLGVLPGVTVSIGMAEMQQPDSLQGLIARADNALYQAKHDGRNRLNG; via the coding sequence ATGAAGCATGTCCACTGGCAAGAAGACTTGGCTCTGCTGAGCCGACTGCGTCTGTTCCAGAACGTCACCGCGAACTGTCTGGCGCAGTTGCTCAAGGAATTCCGTGCCTGCGATCTGGAGGCAGGGGAGGTGGTGCTGTCGCCGTTCAACCGCAACCAGCACCTCTATCTGGTGGTGAGCGGGCGGCTGAAGGTCTATCTCGGTTCGCTGGATAACAATCCGGTGAGCACCATCGAAGCGGGCGAGTGCGCCGGCGAGATCAGCTTCATCGACAACGACCATCCTTCGGCCTACGTGGTGGCCAGCGAGCCCACTACTGCGCTGCGCCTGCACCGGCAATCTTTGGTCAACCTGTTCCAGCAGTCGCCGCAGTTGATGCAGAACCTGCTGGAAGTGCTTTGCGAGCGGGTGCGCCAGGGCAACCGGATCATTCTCGACACTGAACAGAACGCCAAGATCGACACCCTCACCGGGCTCTTCAATCGCCGTTGGCTGGAGCAGATCTACCAGCGCGAAAGCACCCGCTGCGCCTTCAATGAGCAACCGTTGTCGATGCTCATGCTGGATGTGGACCACTTCAAGGCCTACAACGATCGCCACGGCCATCTGGCTGGCGACTACGCGCTCTGCCTGGTTTCCCATACCCTGCGCAACCAGCTGCGGCCCAAGGACAGCATGGCTCGCTACGGCGGCGAGGAGTTCGTCATCCTGCTGCCGGAAATCAACGGCGATGAGGCACGGAGTATCGGAGAGCGGCTGCGCGTCAGCCTGGAGCAGATCTCCTCCTTCTATTCCCCGTTGGGTGTGCTGCCCGGTGTGACCGTTTCCATCGGCATGGCCGAGATGCAGCAGCCGGACAGCCTGCAGGGCCTGATCGCCCGGGCCGACAACGCGCTCTATCAGGCCAAGCACGATGGGCGCAATCGCCTGAATGGGTAA
- a CDS encoding dipeptidase yields MRKLLIALLLLVAVGLGIFFYLPGFLDREMNTVESPPPYHASDEAESLHKTLFVADLHDDALLWNRNLLERHDFGHSDLPRLLEGHVGLQVFSTVTKTPRGLNYERNGSDTDDITLLVMAQRWPRATWHSLLERALYQGRKLEEAAAGSQGRLTLVRSRDDFARYLAAREKDPNQVAAILATEGLHPLEGKLENVDRMYDAGFRIMGLTHFFDNEVGGSAHGLEKGGLTPFGRRVIAHLEEKKMLVDLAHASRALIDDVLNMAERPVLVSHTGVEGTCPGTRNLTDAHIQRIAATGGVIGIGYWDTAVCATSVKAIAKAIRYVADKVGVQHVALGSDFDGAVHTPFDTSGLAQLTQGLKEAGFSEPDIAAIMGGNVRRLLLESLP; encoded by the coding sequence ATGCGCAAACTCCTGATCGCTTTGCTACTGCTGGTGGCCGTTGGCCTGGGGATCTTCTTTTACCTGCCGGGGTTCCTCGACCGCGAGATGAACACGGTGGAATCGCCGCCGCCCTATCACGCCTCTGACGAGGCCGAGAGCCTGCACAAGACGCTGTTCGTCGCCGACCTGCATGACGATGCCCTGCTGTGGAACCGCAACCTGCTGGAGCGCCATGACTTCGGCCACAGCGACCTGCCGCGCCTGCTCGAAGGCCATGTCGGCCTGCAGGTGTTCTCCACCGTGACCAAGACCCCGCGCGGCCTCAACTACGAGCGCAATGGTTCCGACACCGACGACATCACCCTGCTGGTCATGGCCCAGCGCTGGCCCCGCGCGACCTGGCACAGCTTGCTGGAACGCGCCCTCTATCAGGGCAGGAAACTCGAAGAAGCCGCTGCCGGCAGCCAGGGCAGGCTGACCCTGGTGCGCAGCCGTGACGACTTCGCCCGCTACCTCGCCGCCAGGGAAAAGGACCCGAACCAGGTCGCCGCCATCCTCGCCACCGAAGGCCTGCATCCGCTGGAAGGCAAACTGGAGAACGTCGATCGCATGTACGACGCGGGCTTCCGCATCATGGGCCTGACCCACTTCTTCGATAACGAGGTGGGGGGCTCCGCCCATGGCCTGGAGAAGGGCGGGCTGACCCCCTTCGGCCGCCGGGTGATCGCCCACCTGGAAGAGAAGAAGATGCTGGTGGACCTGGCCCACGCCTCCCGCGCCCTGATCGATGACGTGCTGAACATGGCCGAGCGTCCGGTGCTGGTTTCCCACACCGGCGTCGAGGGCACCTGTCCGGGTACCCGCAACCTTACCGACGCGCATATCCAGCGCATCGCCGCCACCGGCGGGGTGATCGGCATCGGCTATTGGGATACCGCCGTCTGCGCAACCTCGGTCAAGGCCATAGCCAAAGCCATCCGCTATGTCGCCGACAAGGTCGGCGTGCAGCATGTGGCGCTGGGCTCGGACTTCGACGGCGCGGTGCATACGCCCTTCGACACCAGCGGCCTGGCGCAGCTGACCCAGGGCCTGAAGGAGGCCGGATTCAGCGAGCCGGACATCGCCGCCATCATGGGCGGGAACGTCCGCCGGCTGCTGCTGGAGTCCCTTCCTTAG